The Trichosurus vulpecula isolate mTriVul1 chromosome 9, mTriVul1.pri, whole genome shotgun sequence region aaggaaatgaGCTAAGTGGATTTGAGGGATTCCAAGTCCAGCTACACCATACTCTGTTAATAATATGTCCTTGACATCAACACTAGAGGTTACTGTaaaatcccagaaagaaaacacCCTCATCGTGAATCATCCATCTGAAGGTACCATTCTAGTACCCAATCTTTTTAATCTGTACAACAGCAAGTTACTACACATGTTGTGTTCCACCATTCACACAACACTTTATTTTCCCATACAACTTACAAGCCCCTCAGTTCCAGGAGACACCCTCACTGCAGATGGAAGGAAAAGCCTAAGGACTATTTTTTCACTTCCTAAACTTGAGTTTCTTGACTCAGGCCAATGAGGTACCAACGCTGAGAAGAAGGCCACAATTGAGCTCAGCTCCACTTAATGTTCTTGTCTTCTTCAGTCAGAGCTGATAGATTGGTGACCAGGCCAGTACCAATGGTTTTGCCACCATCCCTCAAGGTAAAACGCTGACCTTTCTCCAAGATCATGGGTTGTCTTAAGATTAAGTTTAATTTCAGATCTTCCCCAGGCATGGCCATctcctagagaaaaaaatgggggtTAGATAATGAATCACTGCCCTCAATTAACCAAGGTGTGtatgagggaggaaggagggaagggtggAATCCAGAGAGAAGAAATCACCTCCACCCACATATAACCTCATCTAAGCATTAATAATCCCCCTAGGCTACTGGTTTTTTGAACAAGAGGTTGTATAAAGCATTTAACGTGCCAATCATGCGCcaggctgtgctaagtgctaggcatacaaatacaaaaatgaagttCACCAGTCCCCTAAACTACTAACTCACCTTCTCTGGGGGCAGAAGGACTCGGCAGGCCATGTCCCACGTGAGAGAGAACATGACAGGCATGAAGTGTGACACAAATGGCTTGTGGCGGCCACCTTCTTCCTTGCTGAGAATGTAAACCTGGGAAATGAAGCAAACAATTAGAAGCCTTTGCCTCCTGTCACGTGTCTTCCTAAAAAGAGAACTGGACCAGGACTAAGGAAGTATACAGCCCAGGGACTCCTGGGACAACTATAGCTTACCTGAGCCTCAACCTTCTGATGAGGCTGAATGGAGCCTGGTTTAACCATCACCATGCCCCGTCGAACATCCTCCCTTTTCAGTCCCCGAATTAATGCACCAAGGTTATCTCCAGCCTCAGCTCGTTCCAGACTCTGGTGAAACATTTCAATTCCTGCAATAGGAGAGCAACTTCGAGGCAAGAACAGGGAGAGGGACAAGGCCTCAGGGAGTAAGCAAGAACAAGAAATAGGAATAAGGGTTTAACAGTGGAATGGGAACTTTACCTGTGACCACAGAGCGAATATTCTTGCTGTGGCCCAGGAATTCACATTCATCGCCTTTCTTCACAGTTCCTCTCTCCAGAGTCCCTGTGACCACTGTGCCACGGCCTAGAAGAGAACGAtttaaagtggggggggggggggggtgggagggggaggagggaaaggttcATTGGAGTTGggtgaaattaaaaatgaaaaggaaggatggatgaTTCTAaaccagggaaaaaaaaaccactttgttAAGGCAggtggaaaagaaggggaaaaatataaagCAGTAATCTCACCAGGGATGGAATAAACAGACTCCACAGGCAGCAGGAAGGGCTTCTCTAGATCCCGAGTAGGCACAGGAATATGAGTGTCCACAGCATCAAGCAGTTTCATTACAGCATTCACCCCTAACTCTGGCTGCCGCTGCTGTAGTTAAAGGAGAGGCACAGGGTCAGGGAAAAGCCTGCTTTTTCCTCTAAGAGGACAAGAGTACAGGGCAGCACCAGCAGGGAAGTTGGTACATGGCCTGAAGCTCCTATTCAGCCTTCTAGCCATAAGTTTTTCTCTTTATAAGATCTTAAATAGTGAGTCAGACCTATGGTCAATCCAGTCCAGGGTTATATACTGTCACTGGGAGCAATCTGACCAAGTAGGAAAGTTGTTCTCTGTGACAGCCCTTTCAAAGGTATTCCCACAGACAATCAGGATGAATAAAGAGCCCCAGGGAGAATTATCCCCCAACCAGTGGCCTTTTACTCCCTCTTACCTCAAGGGCACACAGGGCAGAACCAACAATGACAGGAGTCTTCTCCCCATCATAACCAAACTCAGTGAGCAGCTCCCGTATTTCTAGCTCTACTAGCTCTACCATCTCATTGTCCTGGACAGCAT contains the following coding sequences:
- the TUFM gene encoding elongation factor Tu, mitochondrial; this translates as MAATVMFRARPGPSVFQSCQLLHKFLKRAQLSNPGQKPSLPLILRGLAVEAKKTYVRDKPHVNVGTIGHVDHGKTTLTAAITKILAEGGGAKFKKYEEIDNAPEERARGITINAAHVEYSTATRHYAHTDCPGHADYVKNMITGTAPLDGCILVVAANDGPMPQTREHLLLAKQIGVEHMVVFVNKADAVQDNEMVELVELEIRELLTEFGYDGEKTPVIVGSALCALEQRQPELGVNAVMKLLDAVDTHIPVPTRDLEKPFLLPVESVYSIPGRGTVVTGTLERGTVKKGDECEFLGHSKNIRSVVTGIEMFHQSLERAEAGDNLGALIRGLKREDVRRGMVMVKPGSIQPHQKVEAQVYILSKEEGGRHKPFVSHFMPVMFSLTWDMACRVLLPPEKEMAMPGEDLKLNLILRQPMILEKGQRFTLRDGGKTIGTGLVTNLSALTEEDKNIKWS